TATTTAGCAATATATGCTGCAAGATCTGCACTTTTACATTTAGAATTCTTGGATGCCATCACAATATCTTTTCCAGGAGCACCTCCCGGTTTTGTAGTGTGGAAGTCACCATATGCATTACATTTATACTTAACAACCAAGTTGACAATTTTATTAGGTATAGTTCCAGATTTAGAAGCTATACGATTATAATCGTTATCAGTATATCTTACTTTTTTAGCAATTGCTTTTACATTAACAAAAGGCATTATGTAAACAGTTCCACTAATTGGATTTTTAGTTAAATAGTCAATCATTTTCATTGCAGCAACCTGAGAAGACAACTCATTACCATGAACACCAGCAGTCATGAAAACAATCTTTCCTTTACCTCCAACAAATTTCAATAAAGGAATACCATTTTTAGTTGCTGCAACAGCCTTTTTAACCCAAGCATTATTAGGCATGTTCTTTTTAATTAAACTAACTTTAGAAACATCACCTTTAATACCCCAATTCAAAGTAGACATTGTGATTTTATTCTTAACATTATATGAATTAGAACCACTTATTGCATCCACTTTATATTTAATTACATATTTACCTGCTTGACAATTAAGTGTGAATGTAACCATCCCACTATCATCAGTGACCTTTGTAACTGTTTTTTTGCCAATAGTCACTGCAACAGACTTACCTGCCATAGGTTGACCAAATTGATCAAGAACTTTGACATTATAATTCATAATAGTCCCATATGTTGATGAAACATCTTTTGTTACAACTTTAGTCACGACAGGCTTTTCCTTAACATCATCATCTGAACTTGAATTATTTGATGAATTAGTTTGATTAATTGAATCATCAGTACCATTTACAGAAGGTCCTCCATCATTTGAAGAATTTTCTGAAGCTACAACATCATTCGATACTGGTGAAACATTAGAAACAGCATCAATATTTTTAGATAATGTATCTACATTATCCACTCCCAATAGATTATCCGAAGTAGATACATTTTCAGCTGCTGAAACTAATGAGATGCTACTCAGCACAACGATTAGCAGCAGCACAAAATATATTTTTTTCATAATATCTTACAACCTACGTTATCAGTTTTTGTTTCTAGTACTGTACCTTCATATTTCTCCCATGAATATTTAATATTATCGATTTTATCTTCACTTGCAACTGCAACAAAAGATGAACCAGTTCCAGATAAACCAGAAGCTATCGCTCCAGATTCAAGTGCATCAATAGCAATTGATGAATTGAACCCTAAAGTTGCAGAATACAATAATCCATTCAAATTCAATGCTTTGAAATAATCTTTATTTCTAGCAAAGTCAAACGCTGTTTCAACTAATGGCGCTAATAATTTCATCCTATCAGGATTTGAATCACCGGATTTAGAATAATAATTAGGCATATAAACTAATACTGGATAATCTTCCATCTCTTCGCGAATAATAAACTCCCTATTTTTATTATCAGTTACAACAACACCACCAAAGTAAGATGCAGTTGCATCATCAAATGAACCTGTAATAGTAACTCCTGCTTCAAGTGATGCATCAATTGCCATATTAATTACTTCCAAATTATCAAGAGGTTTTAAATTAAATTCCTCAGATATGATTGAAGAGACAACTTTAACAATAGCGTTGGATGAAGCACTGCTACTAGACAATCCTGACGCCATAGGTAAATTGGATTTTGTTTTCAAGTCAATACCAAATTCAGAACTATCAATATCATAATGATTAAACACCCTTTGAGCACATAATTCCATTAAACCAGTGCCTGCACCAACATCATTAGAACAGATTATTCCCTCACTAATTGTTTTAGCATTACATTTTATGTCCAAACCAATACCAAAAGCTGAACCGAAACCTGTTGCAATTGCATTGATAATTGTTGCAGAACCTGGAGATCTAACAGTTTGTTTCATTAGTTAACCTCATCATAGGGGATTGTCACTTCTGAAAAATCAATTGCCCTATTACGAGCATTAAGTGATAAAATTAATCTAAAATCATCATCTCCAATTATAGTATCAATTGCCTTAGCAATAGAAGACACCTTATTTGGATTTACAAGTAAACCAACATCATTATTGATAATTTCAGTGATACCACCAACATCACTTCCAATAACTGGCTTTCCACATGCTAACGCTTCAATTAAAACTAAACCAAAGCTTTCTGAATATGATGGTAAAACTAGCACATCACAACTTGGAATGATATTTTCGACATCATTTCTAGAACCTGTAAATATTACATCATGAATATTTTCTTCTTCAACTTTTTTGCTTAATTTTTTAAATAGTGGACCATCACCAACAATCACTAAATAATAATCGCTTTGAGATACTTTTTTAGCTTCCAATAATGATTCAACATTTTTCCTTTTAATTAAATTACCAACAAAAAGCACTATTGGTTTATCTTCAAGTTTATTTTCTTTTTTAAATGAATCATTTGCTTTTGATGAAAACTTATTGATATCTACAGAATTCCAGGACAATTTTGTTTTATTGGCTATGCCAGTGACTCCAGTTGCAATAATCTCATGTTTTAATGCATTACTTACTGCAAAAACACCATCAGCATCTCTTAAAACTTTTTTAACTGGAGATCTCATAAATGGCTGTTTTTTATATAATTCAAACATGTCAGAACCATGTGCTGTAACATATGTTTTAATCCCATGTTCTTTACCCACTTCAACGGCAGCTGCACCTGCCGGGAATAAATAATGACCATGAATAATATCAATATCTTCTTTTTCTAAAAGTTCTTCCAATGCTTTTTTAGCATTCATCTTAAACATTAATCCCCTGACACCAGGAATATTAAGCCCTTTAGTTCCAATAACATGAATTCCATCAATATCTTTAATTTCTTTGTGAGGATAAGTAATCACATAAACTTCATGACCTTCTTCAACTAATTTCTTTGATAAGGTATGAATATGAACACCAACACCACCTACATGCGGTGGAAATTGACCTACCATAGCTATTTTCATAAAACAAAACTCCAATTAATCACTAATATTATATAATGAAATTATTGTTTAAATAATTACCTTCCATATCCACTAATATAACATTTAAATCCAATTCAAAACGTTGCATACATCTATCATGAATTGCAGATGCAATACTATTTGAAACCTCAACTGAAATTTCAAGTTCATCCAAAATAGACATCATACCATCAGTTGTTTTTGAATCAAATAACTTTTGGAGATGCATTTGGTCCACACCACATAATGCTGCATGAGTAACCATTATTTCACGTCTGCCATCAGCAACAGCATGCTTAGTGTCAAAAATACCCCCCGCAACTTTGATTAATTTACCCATATGACCGAAGAAAGTGAATTTTGTAATTCCCCGTTTAACTGCTTCTTCAAACATGAACCCGACAAAATTACCAGTTTGAATAATTTGTTCTTTTCTAATGTCCAATTGTTTCAATGCCAATTTTTCACCAATATTACCTGGAACAAAGATTAAATTTTCAATATTTGATGCAACAGCAACATCAATCTGTTTTACAATTGAATTCTTATATGCATCACTAGACATTGATCTTGCTATTCCAGTAGTCCCTAGAACTGAGATTCCATCAATAATACCCAATTTAGGATTCATGGTTTTTTTAGCTATTTTTTTACCTTCAGGAATAGAAATAGTTACTTTAGCAATTTTACCTTCTGGAACTTTACTTGATAAATTCTTGATAATCATTCGACGAGGCACCGGACTAATTGCATAATCCCCAATAGGTATTTGAAGACCAGGTTTTGTAATTATTCCAACACCCTCACCCCCAGTTATGAGGACATTACATTTTTCATCATTTTTATCAAACAGTTCAACTGTAGACACGATATCTAAATTTACAGTAACATCCGGGTCATTATATGGATTTTTATGAGCCACAGCATATGATTTGGAAGAAGAAATTAATTTACATTCATCAATTAGTATATCTAAATATTTTTTTGGAGTTTCAACTTTAACACAAGCAATATCTGGAGTATCTAAGATAGCATCCAATGCTGCAAGAGAGCATGCAGTTGCTACAGTACCTGTTGTTACACCAGTATAATTATCATTTGTCATTTTATAAAAAAAGAATAAAAAAAGAGAGAATCTATAACATAGATTCTAATTTTTCAATAAGTTCTGTTTCGGTAGGTGCACCAACAAAAGTGACCGCACCATCAATTACAATAGTAGGTACAGCCATGATTTGATAATCCATAGCTCTTTGTCTATTATCAATGTTTTCATCGATTTTAATAGATTCTACATCAATTGCATCGCCTAATTTATCTTTTGCATTTTGAGCAGCTTCGATAGCTGCAGGACAGTGTGGGCAGGAATTGGTTGAAAATACTTCTACTTTAATTGCCATAATAAATCTCTCCTAATTATTAATTATTTGTAACTTTATAAATTAGTAATATATAATTGTTACCTATTTACAATAGATTTCAAATGCTCTCTACAAATGTTTAATATACATAAGAAAAATAAAAATAAATTGATTAAAATGGAAAATTTAGATACTGATATTAAAAAAATAATCAATAGCGCATATCCCTACATTAAAGATTTTAATCCTGCTCAAAAAGCAGTGATTGAATCCGGATATTTAGATGACAAATCCAATTATATAATTTCAATACCTACTGCAAGTGGTAAAACAGTTTTAGGAGTATTACCTGCTTTAAAAACCATATTAAATGGTGGAAAAGCAGTCTATGCAGCACCACTTCTTTCAATTCAAAATGAAAAAGTCAAAGAATTTAAAGCATTTGAAGAACATGGAATCAATGTAGGAAAACATCCATCTAGCGCAGATTTATCAGTCATGGTTTTTGAGTCATTTGATGCACTTACTAGATTTTCCTGGAATGTACTTAGAGATGTTGATACATTAATTATTGATGAATTCCATATGATTGGAGAATATTCAAGAGGACCAACACTTGAAGCAGCCATTACAAGAGCTAAAATAATTAATCCCGGCATGAGGATAATCGCACTTTCAGCTACCCTAAAAAATATTGAAGAAATTGAAGGATGGCTTGAAGGAACATGTGTAGAACACGATTACAGACCAGTACCATTACATAAGGAAGTACTGGATGCTGAGATGTTTAATACAAAAAATAAAAATGATGTTATCGTCAAAATTGCAGAAAAGGCAATGAACGATAACTCACAGGCATTAGCATTCGTTTCTACAAGAAGATTTACAGAGAGCTTAGCCACATATGTTGCTAAGAAAATTAATAAAAAACTCAGCAAAGATCAAAAGCAAAGATTCAAGGAAGTTGCAGAAAAGTTATTGGCAGTTCCTGAAAAAAAAGGATCACTTCCAACAAGCACCTGTGTGAAATTAGCTGAATCTGTTGAGAAAGGAGTTGCATTCCACCATGCAGGGCTTTTTAATGAACAGAAAGAGATAATTGAAGATGAATTTAGAAATGGGAACATTTTAATGATTACTGCCACACCTAGTTTAATGTATGGTGTGAATTTACCTTCTAAGACTGTTGTAATAAGAGACCATACACGTTGGACTAGCCAAGGCCCACAACCAATACCTGTTTTTGATTATGAACAGATGTCTGGAAGGGCCGGTAGGCCACAATACGATGATGTTGGATACTCTTATCTTATTGCAAAAACAATGGATGAAGCCCAGAATCTAGAAGAATATTATGTTGAAGGAGAGATTGAGCAAACAAATTCCAAATTGGTTGACAATAAAGATGCAATTTACAAACAGATAATTGCACAGATAGCATCTTCCCTTTCTAAAAATCTAGATGAACTTACTGAGTTCTTTGGAAAAACACTTTATGGCTATCAAATGAACAACAATCCATCAATGGCATTTTTTGCAGCAGACAGTCTAAAATATGAACTTGAAAATGCATTAAGTTTTTTACTTCAAAATGGAATTATAAGGGCAACACCAGAAGGACTTAAAACAACTGAATTCGGTAACTTAATTGCTAAATCAAATTATGCAGTAGAAACAGCAGTTAAAATTAAAGAATATGTTTCAGATATTAGTGAAATTAATGTAGAAGAATTCATTTATGCATTAGCTGAAACTCCCGACTTGCCATTAATCACATTCAAAGGAAGAAAATCAAAAGACCCCGTACAGGAAAAATTATCTGAATGTGGATTATTTGCTGTTGACCTTGGAAACATTGAAGCAACAACAGTTTCATTGATTGAATGGATTAATGAAAGAAGTGAATTTGATATAGAAAACAAGTACAATGTTTATTCAGCTTCAACCAGAAGGTCTGCTTATGAAGCATCACGCCTTGTGAAATTCGCAAAAAATACTTCTGAAGTATTGGGCGACTATTCTAATCTAAAAGAATACGATATTCTTTCCGCTAGATTATACTATGGAGTTAAACCAGATATTATCCCATTAGTGATTGGAGTAAAAAGACTCGGTAGAAAAAGAGCTAGAAATCTTGTAAAAATATTTGGAAATGATTTAAGTAATGTTTCTGAAAAAGAGTTGCAAAAAATTGATGGCATAGGACCGAAACTTGCTGAAAAAATAAAGTTATTTGTAAAAAATTAAAAAAAGGTGGATTTAACCTCCACCATTACCAGCATCACTGGATAATTCAAGTTCTTCGAAGCCCATTGATTTTTCTTTTAAATCTTCAACATCAAGATCTCTACCAGCGCCCCAAGAACTCTTTTTGATATCTTTTTCCTCTAATAATTCAACATGGCTAGATTTATACCATAAACCAGTTTTACTGATTTTAACCCAACCAATGCCATCAGTTGTTTTTGCATCAACAACTTCACCCATGGTTCCAGTATCAACATACCTTACATGAGAATTTAAAGGAATTTCTATATCTCTTGCATCTAAAACCATTTTGAAAACCTTATGTTTATTCGTCTTCTTCTATTTCAACTTCAACAGCTTCAGCTTCTACTTCTTCAGCTTCTTCTGCTTCTTTTGGAATTTCTTTGTTTAAGATAACATAAGCACCGATAGTTTGAATATCTTCAAAACTAATTACAAGTTCATCTTTAGAAAAGATATTTTTTTGTAAAGTTAAAGTAACTTCATCAATTTTACCAGTTGCTGGATCAAATTCAACATTACTTACTTTACCAACTTCGTATGCGTTTTTATCTAAAACAACAGAACCTAAAAATTCTTTAATTTGCATAGTTTCACCTAAGAAATTTATACTATTATATTTAAATCATCAAATATTTAAATACAATCATAATATAAAATTAACTATTAATAAATGAGGTAAGAAATAATGGAAAAAGCATGTCGAACAATAATAAATGACATTCTTAATGGTAAAATTGCCACACGCCGTGATCTTGAAGTTGAAAAAAGGCAACTTTGCCGTGATTTAAAATTATCCAGGTTCATGAGTAATGCAGACATTTTGGAATTTGCAAAACCTGAAGAAAAAGAGCTTGTTTCTGGAATATTAAAGAAAAAACCAACAAGAACCATGTCCGGTGTTGCAATTGTTGCTGTGATGTGCCATCCACATAAATGTCCTCATGGAAGATGTTTTTACTGTCCTGAAAGTGACATAGCACCTCCAAGCTATACTGGTGAAGAGCCTGCTGCACTTAGGGGAAGAATGTATGAATTTCATCCATATGTTCAGTGTTTCAATAGATTAAAACAGCTAAAAAAGATTGGACATCCCATTGATAAAGTTGAATTAATCATAATGGGCGGAACATTTCCTTCAAGGGATTTATGTTATCAAGAATGGTTTGTATCACAATGCCTTAAAGCAATGACTGATTTTGGTTTAATAATTGAAAATAAACCGACAAATTATGACTACAATTTAGACTATGATGAGATAAGGTCATTTGAGAAAGGTGTTTTGAAAACTTATGCTCCAAATGATTATGTTTTAATAGATGATGTTCAAAAGGCTAATGAAAATTCCAAAGTAAGATGTGTTGGAATGACCTTTGAAACACGCCCAGATTATTGTAAAAAAGACCATATCAACAGAATGCTTGATTTTGGTGTTACAAGAGTTGAACTTGGTGTCCAGACATTATCTGATGAATTATACACAAAGATAAAAAGGGGACATAAAATTGCAGATGTTGTTGAAGCGAATCAGCTTTTAAGAGATTCTGCAATCAAAGTTGCAATGCATATGATGCCTGGTTTATTTTCAGATGAAAAACAAGATTTAAAAATGTTTAAACAGTTGTTCACCGATGATAATTTTAAACCAGACATGTTGAAGATTTATCCTTGTCTTGTTACTAAAGACAGTGAATTATATGACTTATGGGCCGAAGGGAAATACGCACCATATACCGATGAAGAAGCCGTTGAATTAATTGTTAAAATTAAAAAGATTCTTCCGAAATGGGTCAGAACAATGAGAATTCAAAGAGACATCCCTTCAACATTGATTGAGGCAGGTGTTAAAAAATCAAATTTAGGAGAACTTGTCTACAACAGATTAGACAAAGAACACATAAACTGTCAATGCATCCGCTGTCGTGAAATTGGACATAAAAAAACATCAAAACAATATGGATTGGATGACTTTGAATTATTTAAAGAGAATTATAATGCATGTGGAGGAGTCGAGAACTTCCTGTCCATAGAGGACATTAATGAGGAAAGTATTGCTGGATTCTTAAGATTACGTTTCCCCTCTGCAGATCATTTCAGAGAAGAAATTACTGATAAAACAGCACTCGTAAGGGAATTGCATGTTTATGGAAACATGATAAAAATAGGGAATAAAAATCCTCAAATAGGCCAACATACTGGATTTGGAGAAAGACTTCTAAAAGAAGCTGAAAATTTAGCTATTGACAATGGAAAAGAAGAAATAGCAATAATCAGTGGAATTGGAACAAGAAATTATTATCGTAAATTCGGTTATGAAAAAGTCGGACCATACATGAAGAAAAGAATAATATAACAACATTTAAATACAATGTTCGTACAAATACAAACTAATTAAGAGAGTGATAATATGGCATACAATATAAAAAACTCAAAAGAATTAGCAAGTCTAATAAATTACACTAATTTAAATAACATGATTACTGAAAGTGAAATGGTGGAGTTCCTTGAAAAAGCAAAAGAATGCAACTTCAATTCTGTTGTTGTTTCCCCTACCTATGTTACACTTGCAAAAGAAACCTTAAAAGATACCAATATCAAAGTTGGAAGTGTTATCGGTTTCCCATTAGGTTTTGAAGATACTAATGGAAAAGTAGCTGAAGCAAAATCATTATTGGACAAAGGCGTTGACGAATTTGAAGTAGTTATTAATTTAAGTCATTTAAAAGATGAAAACTACAAACTACTTGAAAATGAAATCAAACAAATAAAAGAAACAATCGGAGACAAAATTTTAAAAGTAATCATTGAAACAAAAGCATTGGAAGACTATCAAAAAGCTAATGCTGCAAAAGCTGCTGAAAAAGGTGGAGCAGATGTTGTAAAAACTGCAACCGGCTTTTTGTCCCCAAGTCACATTTTTGAACATGTCAATGATATAAACATTATTCAAAAATATGCTCCTACAGTCAAAATTGAAATAAGTGGTGGAATTACCCAATATAAATTTGCTAACCAAATTTTAACTGGCGGAGCAGACAAAATCAGTAGTGATCATGGCTATGAAATTGTCAAAAGATATAAAGATTTAAGAGAAAACACACAGGTAAAACCAAAACCAATCACTTTATAGATTAAAAAATACCATCACCATTTTTAATCTAATTCATTGGAGGGAATCCTATAATAAGGATTTTCTAGGATATCAACTTCCATAAACTCGTTTGCACCATCCAAAAGTTCATAGCAGTCTGAACTTAAATGACTTAATAAAACCTTAATTCCCTTTTCACGATATCTATTTGAAACTTCATCAATTGCAACAATTGCAGACTGGTCAACAATTCTTGAATTTAAAAAGTTAATAACAACAACATCAGCATTTAAATTAAAATCAAATGCTAACTTGAAATTAGCCGTACTTGCAAAGAACAGTGGTCCCTTAATTTCATAGTATTGCACATTATTTTTCTCATCAAAAGAAGGTACAACACTTACTCTTTTAGAACCTTCCCAAGCCATGTTTAATGCAGATATTATTACACCAATCAAAACAGCAATGGCCAAGTTATTCAAAACAACAGTAACTACAGTTACAATAACCATTACTGCTTGATCAACACGAGGAACATGTTTCAGCATTCTCCAACTTGACCATTTAAATGTGTTAATTGCAACAATAAACATAACACCAACCAATGCTGCCATAGGAATAATGTCTACAATTGAAGAACCAAAAATAATTATTACGAATATTGAAATACCTGCAATAACCCCACTTAAACGTTTTAAACCTCCAGACTCCAAATTAACCATTGTTTGACCAACCATTGCACATCCACCCATTCCTTGGAAAAATCCACATAACAGGTTTGCAACACCCTGACCAATACTTTCACGATTTGCACGACCACGAGTATTTGTCATTTCATCAACAACATTAACTGTCAGTAATGTTTCAATTAACCCTACAGATGCCATTAATATCGCATAAGGTAAAACAATAGCCAATGATTCAAAAGTTAAAGGAACCATAGGAATATGAAAACTAGGAAGACCTGAAGAGATACTTGCAATATCCCCAATAGTTTTAGTGTTTAACATAAAAACAAAATTAATAACAGCAACGACAACAATAGCTACAAGACCACTTGGAACTTTATTTGTAAATCTTGGTAAAAAATACATTATTGCAGCACTAATTCCTACTAAGATTAACATAATTATAAGAAGAGTTCCACTTAACCATGCTCCTGCAGCTGTTTTAAACTGATTGAATTGAGATAAAAAAATTATTATTGCCAACCCATTTAAAAAACCATAAACAACAGGCTGAGGAACTAAACGAATAAATTTTGCCAGTTTAAAATAACCAACTAGAATCTGGATAATTCCCATTAAAATAACAGCTAAAAATAAATATTCAACACCATAATTTACTACTAAAGCAACACTAACTACAGCAACACTTCCTGCAGCACCACTTATCAATCCAGGACGACCACCCAAAATTGCAGTAATCAAACAGATAATTGCTGCTGTATACAATCCCACCAAAGGAGATAAATGAGCAACAATCGCAAATGCAATACATTCAGGCATTAATGCCAGAGATGTTGTTAATCCTGCAAGCAGTTCATTTTTTATAGTTACTGAATCATAATCTTTAAAATTATCATTGAAATTAAACAAAAAAATCTCTCCAAAATATTAAAATATCAATTAAAATAAATAAACCTAAAATAAATATGTAAATAAAAAATAACAATAAAAATAGTTAGAAAAGTAAATGCCATGGGCCGGACTTGAACCAGCGACATCTAGATCTTCAGTCTAGCGTTCTCCCATCTGAACTACCATGGCATATGGACCGAACGAGATTCGAACTCGTGATCTCCTCCACGTCAAAGAGGAATCATACCCCTAGACCACCGGTCCTACACAACATACTATAGTTTGTATTAAGAAGTATATAAAGTTTTCTAAATCATGCAGAACAGGTAGCAAAATTTTAAAAAATAAAAAAAATTGACCAGAAAAATGGCCAATAGATTTTATTATTAAAAGCTTTTTAAAAATAACTAATTAGAAAATCTATTTGATTGCTAATTTGATATCTTCAGCTTTAACAGTTTTTCTACCAGCGTGGCGTGCGAAATTTACAGCTTTTTTAGCTATATCGTCACCTTTTTCTTCTAATGCTTCAGCTAATGCAATTTTTGCATCGTCACTAATTCTTTGTGCGCCAGCATTTTTTAAGATACGACCGACTGGTGCGATTGGTAATTCACTCATAATTACACCTCCAATTAAAAGATAGTACACAATAGTATATAAAGGTATCGGTAATAATGGCTATTTCTCGCTTATATTATAACTTATCACCTATTAGAATATACTTTTAAATTTAAGAAAATATTATGAGCATTACAAAAAAATTAAGGAAAAAATTAACATTAATATGAAAAATAAGATAAATAAAAAAATAAAAAAATTATTTTATCAATTCACTTTTGAGATAAGTAGCAGTCGCATCAGTTATTTTAACATTAACAAAGGATCCTAATTCTGCATCATCAACAATAACTGGAATATAGGAATCTGTTTTTGCAACAAATCCACCTTTGGAACCTTTTTCAATAACTAACACTTTTTGATTGGAATTGACTAATTCTTTATTTTCTTCTTCAGTAATTTTTGATTTAATCTCAGATAAGAATTTTGATCTTTTCTTCATGACTTCATGAGGAATTTCTTTAAGAGATGAAGAAATTGCACCTTTCCTATGCTGATATTTTGATAAATGAATTAAACTTGGTTTTATTGTTTCAAGCAATTCAACAGTCTGATTGAAATCATCATCAGTTTCAGTAGGATAACCAACAATAATATCCACAGCCAAGGTCAAATCAGGAATTTCATTTTTAAACTTTGAGACAATATCAAGATATTGATCAATAGTATGACCTCTTCTCATTTCAGATAAAACTTTATCACTTCCACTTTGAATAGGTAAATGAATGAAATTATATACCTTAGGATGTTTCATAGCATCAATTATCTCATCAACATCATTTAAAATATTTTTAGGATGCATCATTCCAACACGAATACGGAAATCACCATCTAAATTAGCCACTTCTTTAATTAAATCTGATAGCTTTTCACCACTGTCCCGACCAAATGCTGCAGTATCCTGTGCAGTGAGCTGAATTTCACAAGCACCATTTTCAATAGCTCTTTTCGCTTCTTGCTTAATGTCCTCAATTGGGTAACTGTTTAATGGTCCACGAGCAAAACGAGTGCAGCAAAATGTGCATGCCCCCAAACAACCTTCACAGATTTGGATAATATGAACTAAACTATCATCCATAACTTTAGGAACATTTACTTTAGGTTCTTTTGAAAATCCAGATTCACGAACGACATCGCCACAGTATGTAGCTTCAACGACATCTGCAGATTTATTTAATTGATGAGGTCCAA
The Methanobrevibacter sp. genome window above contains:
- a CDS encoding DEAD/DEAH box helicase, with translation MENLDTDIKKIINSAYPYIKDFNPAQKAVIESGYLDDKSNYIISIPTASGKTVLGVLPALKTILNGGKAVYAAPLLSIQNEKVKEFKAFEEHGINVGKHPSSADLSVMVFESFDALTRFSWNVLRDVDTLIIDEFHMIGEYSRGPTLEAAITRAKIINPGMRIIALSATLKNIEEIEGWLEGTCVEHDYRPVPLHKEVLDAEMFNTKNKNDVIVKIAEKAMNDNSQALAFVSTRRFTESLATYVAKKINKKLSKDQKQRFKEVAEKLLAVPEKKGSLPTSTCVKLAESVEKGVAFHHAGLFNEQKEIIEDEFRNGNILMITATPSLMYGVNLPSKTVVIRDHTRWTSQGPQPIPVFDYEQMSGRAGRPQYDDVGYSYLIAKTMDEAQNLEEYYVEGEIEQTNSKLVDNKDAIYKQIIAQIASSLSKNLDELTEFFGKTLYGYQMNNNPSMAFFAADSLKYELENALSFLLQNGIIRATPEGLKTTEFGNLIAKSNYAVETAVKIKEYVSDISEINVEEFIYALAETPDLPLITFKGRKSKDPVQEKLSECGLFAVDLGNIEATTVSLIEWINERSEFDIENKYNVYSASTRRSAYEASRLVKFAKNTSEVLGDYSNLKEYDILSARLYYGVKPDIIPLVIGVKRLGRKRARNLVKIFGNDLSNVSEKELQKIDGIGPKLAEKIKLFVKN
- a CDS encoding shikimate kinase, producing MKQTVRSPGSATIINAIATGFGSAFGIGLDIKCNAKTISEGIICSNDVGAGTGLMELCAQRVFNHYDIDSSEFGIDLKTKSNLPMASGLSSSSASSNAIVKVVSSIISEEFNLKPLDNLEVINMAIDASLEAGVTITGSFDDATASYFGGVVVTDNKNREFIIREEMEDYPVLVYMPNYYSKSGDSNPDRMKLLAPLVETAFDFARNKDYFKALNLNGLLYSATLGFNSSIAIDALESGAIASGLSGTGSSFVAVASEDKIDNIKYSWEKYEGTVLETKTDNVGCKIL
- a CDS encoding glycosyltransferase family 4 protein; protein product: MKIAMVGQFPPHVGGVGVHIHTLSKKLVEEGHEVYVITYPHKEIKDIDGIHVIGTKGLNIPGVRGLMFKMNAKKALEELLEKEDIDIIHGHYLFPAGAAAVEVGKEHGIKTYVTAHGSDMFELYKKQPFMRSPVKKVLRDADGVFAVSNALKHEIIATGVTGIANKTKLSWNSVDINKFSSKANDSFKKENKLEDKPIVLFVGNLIKRKNVESLLEAKKVSQSDYYLVIVGDGPLFKKLSKKVEEENIHDVIFTGSRNDVENIIPSCDVLVLPSYSESFGLVLIEALACGKPVIGSDVGGITEIINNDVGLLVNPNKVSSIAKAIDTIIGDDDFRLILSLNARNRAIDFSEVTIPYDEVN
- a CDS encoding PRC-barrel domain-containing protein, whose product is MQIKEFLGSVVLDKNAYEVGKVSNVEFDPATGKIDEVTLTLQKNIFSKDELVISFEDIQTIGAYVILNKEIPKEAEEAEEVEAEAVEVEIEEDE
- a CDS encoding succinylglutamate desuccinylase/aspartoacylase family protein yields the protein MKKIYFVLLLIVVLSSISLVSAAENVSTSDNLLGVDNVDTLSKNIDAVSNVSPVSNDVVASENSSNDGGPSVNGTDDSINQTNSSNNSSSDDDVKEKPVVTKVVTKDVSSTYGTIMNYNVKVLDQFGQPMAGKSVAVTIGKKTVTKVTDDSGMVTFTLNCQAGKYVIKYKVDAISGSNSYNVKNKITMSTLNWGIKGDVSKVSLIKKNMPNNAWVKKAVAATKNGIPLLKFVGGKGKIVFMTAGVHGNELSSQVAAMKMIDYLTKNPISGTVYIMPFVNVKAIAKKVRYTDNDYNRIASKSGTIPNKIVNLVVKYKCNAYGDFHTTKPGGAPGKDIVMASKNSKCKSADLAAYIAKYSKVSKKIYSYTGQKYPGALFECVAKKGITGVICEVALPHNTVTTKTVTTSFNMMKYFLKYNSII
- a CDS encoding DUF2098 domain-containing protein; translation: MVLDARDIEIPLNSHVRYVDTGTMGEVVDAKTTDGIGWVKISKTGLWYKSSHVELLEEKDIKKSSWGAGRDLDVEDLKEKSMGFEELELSSDAGNGGG
- a CDS encoding thioredoxin family protein; the encoded protein is MAIKVEVFSTNSCPHCPAAIEAAQNAKDKLGDAIDVESIKIDENIDNRQRAMDYQIMAVPTIVIDGAVTFVGAPTETELIEKLESML
- the cbiD gene encoding cobalt-precorrin-5B (C(1))-methyltransferase CbiD; the encoded protein is MTNDNYTGVTTGTVATACSLAALDAILDTPDIACVKVETPKKYLDILIDECKLISSSKSYAVAHKNPYNDPDVTVNLDIVSTVELFDKNDEKCNVLITGGEGVGIITKPGLQIPIGDYAISPVPRRMIIKNLSSKVPEGKIAKVTISIPEGKKIAKKTMNPKLGIIDGISVLGTTGIARSMSSDAYKNSIVKQIDVAVASNIENLIFVPGNIGEKLALKQLDIRKEQIIQTGNFVGFMFEEAVKRGITKFTFFGHMGKLIKVAGGIFDTKHAVADGRREIMVTHAALCGVDQMHLQKLFDSKTTDGMMSILDELEISVEVSNSIASAIHDRCMQRFELDLNVILVDMEGNYLNNNFII